In the genome of Chryseobacterium arthrosphaerae, one region contains:
- a CDS encoding papain fold toxin domain-containing protein has protein sequence MPSSFKKIYQCKEFATELMTRMTGQGMKGEMVALKSDTGYIWSETLGRNISTNGDHVGVKVGNMIYDNMFPKGVPYNQWLYDLGVGFPKMQPPIVTPF, from the coding sequence ATGCCATCATCTTTTAAGAAAATATATCAATGTAAAGAATTTGCCACAGAATTAATGACAAGAATGACTGGACAAGGCATGAAAGGAGAAATGGTTGCTTTAAAATCTGATACTGGATACATTTGGTCTGAAACTTTAGGTCGAAATATTTCTACCAATGGAGACCATGTAGGAGTAAAAGTTGGCAATATGATATATGACAATATGTTTCCTAAAGGTGTGCCTTACAATCAATGGTTATATGATTTGGGTGTTGGATTTCCTAAAATGCAACCACCAATAGTAACTCCATTTTAA